The genomic interval AGTGGGGGATTGCGGTCGAGGGCGCGCTGACGATCGACGACGTGCTCGACCGGCGCACGCGGCTCGGTCTCGTCGCGCGGGATCGACAGGCGTCGTGGGATGCGGCGGCCGCCGCATTCGAGCGGGCAGGCATCGCTCCACAGTGAGGTCGCGGCATGCACGCGAGGGTTTGGCAGGAATCCGCGGAACGACGTCCGATCGCCGCGAGCGCGTGTCCTCGCCGACCGCGAGACTGGAGGAGTGACCTCGCCGGACGCACCGCCCGCCCCCGCTCGCCACGGCGGGATCGGCATCGTGCAGGGCACCGCCCTCTACATCGCATCCGTCCTCGGAACCGGTCTCCTGGTGCTGCCCGGGCTTGCGGCAGCTGTGGCTGGGCCGGCGAGCATCGTCGCCGTGATCGCGGTCATCGGCCTGTCGGTGCCTCTCGCGGGCACATTCGCCGTCCTGGCGGCGCGCTATCCCGACCCCGGCGGTGTCGCAAGCTACGTGCGGCGGGCGCTCGGCGGCACCGCTGCTCGCATGACCGGCTACTGGTTCATGTTCGGCGTGTGCGCGGGCGCGCCGGTCGTCGCCGTGCTGGGTGCGAACTACGTCGCCGCCGTCGCCGGAATCGACCGGAGCATGGTGCCGCTCCTGGCCCTCGCGATCCTGGTGCCGCCCTTCGCCGCCAACGCGTTCGGCGTCCGCGTGGCGGGCTGGGTGCAATTCGTCCTCACCGCGCTGCTCCTCGGCGTCGTGGTGGTTGTCGTCTCGCTCGCCGCACCGGCCGTCGACCCGCAGAACTACACACCGTTCCTGCCGCACGGCTGGGTGGGTGTCGGCACCGCCGTGAGCCTGTTCGTGTGGGCCTTCGCCGGCTGGGAGGTCGGGACGCACATCTCGGGGGAGTTCCGCAATCCGCGCCGTGACATCCCGGTCGGCACGGCGATCGCCCTCGTCGTGACCGGCGCCTGCTACCTCATCCTGCAGATCGTGACGGTCGGTGCCCTCGGCGGCGATGCCGGCGACGGGGCGGTTCCGCTGCTCGAACTCGCCCGTCTCGGCTCGCAGGGACTCGGCGCGATCGCGGTGGGAGTCATCGCTGCGATCGTCGCGCTGGGCGTCATGAACGCCTACCTCGCCGCATTCGCCAAGCTGGGCGCCTCACTTGCCTTGAATCGGGATCTGCCGCGGTGGTTCTCCGCGGGCGCCGAATCGGGCGGCATACCGCGTCGCGCGCTCGCTCTCACCGGAGTCGTCGTGCTCGCGTACTTCGGTCTCATGCTCGCCTCCGGCCTCGACCTCAAGCCGTTCATCCTCGTGCACACGAGCAGCATGGTGGCGATCTACGCGCTGGGCATGGTTGCGGCCGTGCGTCTGCTGCGCCGATTCACCACGGGATGGTGGATGGCGGTCATCGCCGCTGTCCTCTGCGTCGGCATGCTGGTGCTCGCGATCGGCTCACTGCTGCCTGCCGCGGGTCTCGCCGTTGCGGCGGTCGCCGTGACGATCGTTCGGCGAGCGCGCAGGACCGCGGGCACGGTCCTTGTGGCCCAGGCCATGGTCGACGACCGGTCGGATCCCGGTGTCGGCACGCCCGCAGAGCCCGCGGCACGATCGAGTCGGCCCTGACACGAAGCGGGTCGGCGCCGCAGAGCGGCATCGACCCACCTCGAGTGATCCGGGCAGTCCCGGACGTCAGAGCGTCAGCGCCTTCTGCAGGATCGTCGCCTGCTCGGTCGCGTGCACCTTCGGCGACCCGGTGGCCGTCGACGCGGCTGCCGGGCGCGAGATGCGCTTGATCGTGCGTCCGTGCAGGTGCTTGACGACCTCGAGCGCGATGAAGGGCCAGGCGCCCTGGTTCTCGGGCTCGTCCTGCACCCAGAAGAGCTGGGCGTTCGGGTAGCTGTCGATCACGGCGTTCAGCTCGTCGATCGGCGCCGGATAGAACTGCTCCACGCGCACGAGGGCGATCTCGGGGTTCGGCTTCTTCTCCAGCTCGGCGCGGAGGTCCCAGTGGATCTTTCCGGCGTGCAGCAGGACGCGCTTGACGGCGCTCTTGTCGAGACCGCGGTCGTCGTCGAGCACCGGCTCGAACCGCCCGCTGAGGAAGTCCTCGACGGGGCTGGTCGCGCCGCGCAGTCGCAGCATCGCCTTGGGGGTGAAGACCACGAGCGGCCGGCGTGGGCGCGCGTACGCCTGGCGGCGGAGCAGGTGGAAGTACGACGCGGGCGTCGACGGTCGTGCGACGGTCATGTTGTCCTGCGCGCACATCTGCAGGTAGCGCTCGATGCGGGCCGAGGAGTGGTCGGGGCCCTGGCCTTCGTAGCCGTGCGGGAGCAGCAGCACGACACTCGACTGCTGACCCCACTTCTGCTCGGCGGCCGAGATGTACTCGTCGATGACCGACTGCGCGCCGTTGGCGAAGTCGCCGAACTGCGCCTCCCACAGCACGAGGGCGTCGGCGCGCTCCACGGAGTAGCCGTACTCGAACGCCATGGCGGCGTACTCGCTGAGGAACGAGTCGTAGACCCAGAACCGGCCCTGGTCGTCGCTCAGGTTCGCGAGCGGGATCCACTCCTGACCGTTCGCGCGGTCGTGCAGCACGGAGTGCCGCTGCACGAAGGTGCCGCGGCGGGTGTCCTGGCCGGCGAGGCGGACGAACGTCTTCTCGAGCAGGAGCGAGCCGAACGCGAGCAGCTCGCCGAACGCCCAGTCGATCGCGCCGTTGCGGCTCATGTCGAACCGCTTCTCGAGGAGCTGCTGCAGCTTGGGGTGCACGGTGAAGCCGTCGGGCTTGTTGACGAACGCGTCGCCGATGAGGTTCACGACGTCGCGTGAGACTCCCGTGCTGTCGGGCTGTCCCGCCACCGGCTCAGCAGCGGCATCCGCATGCAGAACCGAAGAGGACCCGGTCTCGGCCGCGTGCGTCTCGGCGAAGGCGATCTCCAGACGGTTCTGGAAGTCGCGCTTGGCCTGCTCGTACTCCTCCTCGGTGATGTCGCCGCGTCCGACCAGTGCCTCGGTGTACAGGCGTCGCACCGACCGCTTCGCCTCGATGAGGTTGGTCATCAGAGGCTGCGTCATCGAGGGGTCGTCGCCCTCGTTGTGACCGCGGCGGCGGTAGCAGACGAGGTCGATCACGATGTCGCGGTGGAAGCGCTCACGGTACGCGAAGGCCACCTGCGAGACGCGCACGACGGCCTCGGGGTCGTCGCCGTTCACATGGAGGACCGGCGCCTGGATGGTCTTGGCGACATCCGTCGAGTAGACCGACGAACGGCCGTCCTGCGGCGTCGTGGTGAACCCGACCTGATTGTTGACGACGACGTGGATCGTGCCGCCGGTGCGGTAGCCGCGGAGCTTGGACATCTGGAGGGTCTCGACCACGACGCCCTGACCTGCGAAGGCCGCGTCGCCGTGGACGAGGATCGGGAGCCAGGAGTAGCTGCCCACGGGCTTGCGGTCCTGCTTGGCGCGGACGATCCCTTCGAGCACGCCGTCGACGGTCTCGAGGTGCGAGGGATTCGC from Microbacterium pumilum carries:
- a CDS encoding APC family permease, translated to MTSPDAPPAPARHGGIGIVQGTALYIASVLGTGLLVLPGLAAAVAGPASIVAVIAVIGLSVPLAGTFAVLAARYPDPGGVASYVRRALGGTAARMTGYWFMFGVCAGAPVVAVLGANYVAAVAGIDRSMVPLLALAILVPPFAANAFGVRVAGWVQFVLTALLLGVVVVVVSLAAPAVDPQNYTPFLPHGWVGVGTAVSLFVWAFAGWEVGTHISGEFRNPRRDIPVGTAIALVVTGACYLILQIVTVGALGGDAGDGAVPLLELARLGSQGLGAIAVGVIAAIVALGVMNAYLAAFAKLGASLALNRDLPRWFSAGAESGGIPRRALALTGVVVLAYFGLMLASGLDLKPFILVHTSSMVAIYALGMVAAVRLLRRFTTGWWMAVIAAVLCVGMLVLAIGSLLPAAGLAVAAVAVTIVRRARRTAGTVLVAQAMVDDRSDPGVGTPAEPAARSSRP